The following are from one region of the Flavimobilis soli genome:
- a CDS encoding M15 family metallopeptidase encodes MARSRSGPTPAPSTGASRPDAVRRPGGGAPRRSDVRLRVLRLLIALLVVGASAAVSYLVAEQLGLVVTVERRGEPVAPAPQGSGSLDAASGSLAAAGEPGAGGRGTGSGGAGSEDADTDDEAGAQALFAGATGATAEPPPGTPDGAKAGAKTLAAWLAAATADVSSPDSLTVVVNKQRPLAPEDFEPSDLVPVSGSQVRLRAEAAEALADLREAAAKADVPIGVHSAYRSYDEQARTFQGWVDQLGEERATARSARPGHSEHQTGLAVDVVAATGACGTMGCFGKTPQARWLAEHAHEHGWVVRYQKGAEEVTGYDAEPWHLRYVGVEMARLAYESGATSLETMFGLPAAPDY; translated from the coding sequence ATGGCACGCAGCCGGAGCGGCCCGACGCCGGCGCCCAGCACGGGTGCCAGCAGACCGGACGCGGTGCGGCGCCCCGGAGGCGGCGCACCGCGGCGCTCGGACGTGCGCCTGCGCGTGCTCCGCCTCCTGATCGCCCTCCTCGTCGTGGGGGCGAGCGCCGCAGTGTCGTATCTCGTCGCCGAGCAGCTCGGCCTCGTCGTGACGGTCGAGCGGCGCGGTGAGCCCGTGGCACCTGCCCCGCAGGGGAGCGGGAGCCTCGACGCGGCGTCCGGCAGCCTGGCAGCGGCGGGGGAGCCCGGCGCCGGCGGGCGCGGCACGGGCAGCGGCGGCGCGGGCAGCGAGGACGCCGACACGGACGACGAAGCCGGGGCGCAGGCTCTGTTCGCAGGGGCGACCGGAGCGACAGCCGAGCCCCCGCCCGGAACCCCCGACGGCGCCAAGGCCGGGGCGAAGACCCTCGCCGCCTGGCTCGCCGCCGCGACCGCGGACGTGAGCTCCCCCGACAGCCTCACGGTGGTCGTCAACAAGCAGCGCCCACTGGCCCCGGAGGACTTCGAGCCGTCGGACCTCGTCCCGGTCTCAGGCAGCCAGGTGCGGCTGCGCGCCGAGGCGGCCGAGGCCCTCGCGGACCTGAGGGAGGCGGCCGCCAAGGCGGACGTGCCGATCGGGGTCCACAGCGCCTACCGCTCGTACGACGAGCAGGCGCGGACGTTCCAGGGGTGGGTCGACCAGCTCGGCGAGGAGCGCGCGACGGCGCGGTCGGCCCGTCCCGGCCACTCCGAGCACCAGACGGGCCTCGCGGTCGACGTCGTCGCAGCGACGGGTGCGTGCGGCACGATGGGCTGCTTCGGCAAGACGCCGCAGGCGCGCTGGCTCGCGGAGCACGCGCACGAGCACGGTTGGGTCGTGCGGTACCAGAAGGGCGCCGAGGAGGTCACGGGGTACGACGCCGAGCCGTGGCACCTGAGGTACGTCGGCGTCGAGATGGCGCGTCTCGCGTACGAGTCGGGCGCGACGTCGCTCGAGACGATGTTCGGGCTCCCGGCAGCGCCGGACTACTGA
- the nadC gene encoding carboxylating nicotinate-nucleotide diphosphorylase, translated as MTQTPAHQPASASPSAVVERPLDLAWIARTVAIALDEDLGPAPGRDVTTLATIGPDVVREAHLVAREDGTVAGLVVVPEVLAQVCARFGLAPVEVSLDVPDGARVRRGDVLARLRGPVQALLVGERTMLNLASRASGVATATRAWADVLDAAPRPDGTCATVLDTRKTTPGLRELDKYAVRCGGGTNKRMGLFDVAMIKDNHVVAAGSVSAAIERVRAAFPDVLVQVEADLLEQAVEAVEAGADFLLLDNMPDDVLAATVRAVRALEPAHGRVELEATGNLTLDRAAAVAATGVDYMSVGALTHSAPILDLALDLQ; from the coding sequence GTGACCCAGACTCCCGCGCACCAGCCTGCCTCTGCATCGCCGTCGGCCGTCGTCGAGCGCCCGCTCGACCTTGCCTGGATCGCACGCACCGTCGCGATCGCGCTCGACGAGGACCTCGGCCCGGCGCCGGGCCGCGACGTGACGACGCTGGCGACGATCGGCCCCGACGTCGTGCGTGAGGCGCACCTCGTGGCGCGCGAGGACGGCACGGTCGCCGGCCTCGTCGTCGTGCCGGAGGTTCTGGCGCAGGTGTGCGCGCGCTTCGGTCTCGCTCCCGTCGAGGTGAGCCTCGACGTGCCCGACGGTGCCCGGGTGCGCCGCGGCGACGTCCTCGCGCGGCTGCGCGGCCCGGTGCAGGCGCTGCTCGTGGGGGAGCGGACGATGCTCAACCTCGCGTCGCGCGCGTCGGGCGTCGCGACGGCGACGCGCGCGTGGGCCGACGTCCTCGACGCAGCTCCGCGCCCGGACGGCACGTGTGCGACCGTCCTCGACACCCGCAAGACGACGCCGGGTCTGCGCGAGCTCGACAAGTACGCGGTGCGCTGCGGCGGCGGGACGAACAAGCGCATGGGCTTGTTCGACGTCGCGATGATCAAGGACAACCACGTGGTCGCGGCGGGCTCCGTGTCGGCCGCGATCGAGCGCGTGCGCGCTGCGTTCCCCGACGTGCTCGTCCAGGTCGAGGCGGACCTGCTCGAGCAGGCCGTCGAGGCCGTCGAGGCGGGAGCGGACTTCCTCCTCCTCGACAACATGCCCGACGACGTCCTCGCAGCGACCGTCCGCGCGGTGCGGGCGCTCGAGCCGGCGCACGGGCGCGTCGAGCTCGAGGCGACGGGCAACCTCACGCTCGACCG